In Erigeron canadensis isolate Cc75 chromosome 1, C_canadensis_v1, whole genome shotgun sequence, a single window of DNA contains:
- the LOC122585976 gene encoding E3 ubiquitin-protein ligase ATL23, giving the protein MLFSIFLALFLPCAGMSAIFLVYISLLCYAARRHNQQTNETVKPVTETGLSNAELEKLPSTTGKDLVLGNECAVCLDDIEPEQLARMFPGCNHGFHLHCADTWLAKNPVCPVCRNKLDSDFFVASETNPC; this is encoded by the coding sequence ATGCTCTTCTCAATTTTTCTAGCCCTTTTCCTACCTTGTGCGGGAATGAGCGCGATATTTCTCGTCTACATTTCCTTGCTCTGCTACGCGGCCCGTCGTCACAACCAACAAACCAATGAAACAGTAAAACCCGTGACTGAAACCGGTTTGTCTAATGCCGAACTCGAAAAACTACCTTCTACGACAGGAAAAGATCTTGTTTTGGGTAACGAATGTGCGGTTTGTTTGGACGATATTGAGCCCGAACAACTTGCTAGAATGTTTCCAGGATGTAACCATGGGTTTCATTTACATTGTGCGGATACATGGCTAGCCAAAAACCCGGTTTGTCCTGTTTGTCGAAATAAGCTCGATTCGGATTTCTTTGTTGCATCCGAAACAAACCCGTGTTGA